The Gammaproteobacteria bacterium nucleotide sequence TCCCAAACGCGGCCAGACTTGTCCCGCCTACTGCACCTACTGTTTCCGATGGCCACAGTTCGTCGGAGATGAGCGAATCGCCGCGACCGACGTCGAGCCACTGATCCACTATCTCCGCGAGAACCCGGATGTCACGGACCTGCTGATCACAGGAGGAGACCCGTTCAGCATGCGGGCGCAGGTGCTGGCCCAATACATCCAACCGATCTTGGATCAGAAGCCGGGCGGACTCACTTCCATCCGCATCGGCACCAAAGTTCCTGCCACCTGGCCGTATCGTTTCATCAGCGACCGCGACGCAGACGAGTTGCTGAGGCTTCTCCGAAGCGTGGTCGACGCAGGTTTCCACCTCGCGCTGATGATCCACTACACCCACCCTCGCGAGCTCTCCACCCCGGCTGCGGAGACGGCAGTCCGCCGCCTCAGAGAGACCGGCGCCGTGCTGAGGTCACAATCCCCGATTGCACGCCACATCAACGACGACCCGGGCATTTGGGCATCCATGTGGAACCGCCAGGTCCAGCTGGGCATCGTGCCTTACTACATGTTCATCCCCCGAGACACAGGAGCCCGCACCTACTTCGAGCTCCCCCTCGCACAAGCCCACGCGATCTTCTTTGCGGCGTACCGGCAGGTCTCCGGCCTCGGTCGCACGGTGCGCGGCCCGGTCATGTCGACCACACCGGGCAAGGTCATGATCCACGGAACAACCCGCATTGGCACGCAGAAAGCGTTCTCTCTGTCGTTCCTCCAGGCAAGAGACCCCGCCTGGGTCGGAAAGCCGTTTCTCGCTCACTACGACCCACGAGCGACATGGTTCGACGAGTTGAAGCCGCTTGCCGGTTCCTTCTTCTTTGAACGATCGCCCGACGTCGAACGCCCCCATGACACCCGCCCTACGACCGAACGGAGGCCCTGATGGATGAGACGATCATCTGCGTCGACTGTGGCGGGACCGCCCACCTGGTTCTGCGTCCGCCCGAAGACGGGTTCCAACCTGGCGATATTCTCGTCTACCGATGCGAGGACTGCCTCGATCGCTGGGACATAGTCTACGAGGAGGACTTGAAGTAGTCGGTGGCCACAAGTGACGGGCGAGTCCC carries:
- a CDS encoding lysine 2,3-aminomutase yields the protein MSVTEKTHRFRAYGKASIDQIPQLEAWTPQDRHRLRALAQVFPFRVNRYQLDELIDWSRVPDDPIFRLAFPQPEMLDARDLERIEQATSDEAVRELVRGIHRALNPHPAGQLDLNTALLDGSPLPGVQHKYRETVLFFPKRGQTCPAYCTYCFRWPQFVGDERIAATDVEPLIHYLRENPDVTDLLITGGDPFSMRAQVLAQYIQPILDQKPGGLTSIRIGTKVPATWPYRFISDRDADELLRLLRSVVDAGFHLALMIHYTHPRELSTPAAETAVRRLRETGAVLRSQSPIARHINDDPGIWASMWNRQVQLGIVPYYMFIPRDTGARTYFELPLAQAHAIFFAAYRQVSGLGRTVRGPVMSTTPGKVMIHGTTRIGTQKAFSLSFLQARDPAWVGKPFLAHYDPRATWFDELKPLAGSFFFERSPDVERPHDTRPTTERRP